Within the Solwaraspora sp. WMMA2056 genome, the region GTGCGGGCGGCGGCCCCGGCCGGGGTGCCGGTGACGGTCAAGATGCGCAAGGGCATCGACGACGACCACCTGACGTACGTCGAGGCGGGGCTGGCCGCTCAGGAGGCCGGGGTGGCGGCGGTGGCGCTGCACGGGCGGACCGCCGCACAGCGCTACTCGGGCACCGCCGACTGGGACGCGATCGGCCGGCTCAAGCAGGAGCTGCAGGTGCCGGTGCTGGGCAACGGCGACATTTGGGAGGCCGACGATGCCCTGCGGATGGTGGCGCACACCGGTGCCGACGGGGTCGTGGTCGGTCGCGGCTGCCTGGGCCGGCCCTGGCTGTTCGCCGACCTGTCGGCCGCGTTCGACGGCCGGAACGACCGGGTGCTGCCGACCCTCGGTACGGTGGCCGTCACCATGCGTCGGCATGCCGAGCTGCTGGTCGACTGGTTCGCCACCGGGCGGACCGACCGTGCGGTCGCCGAGCGCGACGGCTGCACCGATTTCCGCAAGCACGTCGCCTGGTATCTGAAGGGTTTCCCGGTCGGCGGTGAGCTGCGTCGCGCCCTGGCGATGGTGTCGGGCCTGGCGGAGTTGGACGACCTGCTCGGCGAACTCGACCCGGCGGAGCCGTTTCCGACCCATGCCCTCGGGCAACCGAGGGGGCGGACGAACTCCCCGGGAAAGGTCTTCCTGCCGGCGGGCTGGCTGGCCAGCCGCGACGACGACACCGTGCCGGCCGGCGCGGAGCTGGCTGACTCCGGCGGCTGAGCCGCCCGTCCCGCACAGCCGTTCCCGCGCAGCCCGTCCCGCGCCGAGTTCGAGGGGCTTGCCAGGTGTGGTCCGGAGCACACCTGTGGTGGCCCGGGACACCACGTCGTGCGCAGTGTTGCGCATGGAAACGTTCCCAGGCAGGGCCGCGCGCAGCACCGTTGGCGGGTGCTGTGCGGCTGGTCACCGACTACTGTCGGCCAACCGATCTGGTCGCTTAACCTTCGCCCACCAATGGCCATTGGTGAACCATCGTTCAGTGTCGAACGGCTCATGGAGGCCAGGATGGCGGCAGCAGAGGAAACGGGTGGCGCGCGCCCAGGCGCACCCGCACAGCCCAGGTACGTCTACGACTTCACCGAGGGCGACCGGCAACAGCGGGACCTCCTCGGCGGAAAGGGGGCGAACCTGGCCGAGATGACCCGGCTCGGCCTACCGGTCCCGCCCGGGTTCACCATCACCACCGAGGCGTGCCGGGCCTACCTCGATCGCGGTGCCGTCCCGGCGGACCTGCCGGGGCAGGTCTCGGCCGCGCTGCTCCGGCTGGAGCAGCGCCGTGGCAAGCGCCTCGGTGACCCGGCCGATCCGCTGCTGGTGTCGGTGCGTTCGGGCGCGAAGTTCTCCATGCCGGGGATGATGGAGACGGTGCTCAACGTCGGGCTCAACGACGCGTGCGTGGCCGGGCTCGCCGCCCAGGCCGGCGACGAGCGGTTCGCCTGGGACTCCTACCGGCGGCTGATCCAGATGTTCGGCCGTACGGTCTGCCACGTGCCGGCCGAGGAGTTCGACCAGGCGCTGTCGGCGGCGAAGCGGGCCGTCGGCACCGACGACGACCTCGGCCTGACCGCCGAGGACCTACGCGGGCTGGTCCGCGAGTACCAGAAGATCTTCTTCGCGCACACCGGCCGTGACTTCCCGCAGGACCCGCGCGAGCAGCTCGACCTGGCGGTCCAAGCGGTCTTCGACTCCTGGCACGCCGAGCGGGCGGTCGTCTACCGGCGGCAGGAGCGGATCCCCGCCGATCTGGGCACCGCCGTCAACGTGGTGGCGATGGTCTTCGGCAACCTCGGCCCGGACTCGGGCACCGGCGTGGCCTTCACCCGGGACCCGGCCACCGGCAGCCAGGGCGTCTACGGCGACTACCTGGCCAACGCCCAGGGCGAGGACGTGGTCGCCGGCATCCGCAACACCCTGCCGCTGCAGGAGCTGGCCCGGCTCGATCCCCGGTCGTACGACGAACTGCTCGCCATCATGGCCCAGCTGGAGAACCACTACCGGGACCTGTGCGACATCGAGTTCACCATCGAACGCGGCACCCTGTGGATGCTGCAGACCCGGGTCGGCAAACGGACCGCGGCGGCCGCGTTCGTCATCGCCAGCCAGCTCGTCGACGAAGGGATCATCGACCTGGACGAGGCGCTGCACCGGGTCAACGGCGCGCAGCTGGCGCAGCTGATGTTCCCCTGCTTCGACCTGTCCGGCGCGCCGGAGCCGATCGCCACCGGGGTCGGCGCCTCCCCGGGCGCCGCCGTCGGCACCGTCGTCTTCGACTCCGCCCGCGCGGTCGAGCTGGCCGGGCAGGGTGCGCAGGTGATCCTGGTGCGGCGGGAGACCAACCCGGACGACCTGCCCGGCATGATCGCCGCCCAGGGCATTCTGACCAGCCGGGGCGGCAAGACCAGCCACGCCGCCGTGGTGGCCCGGGGGATGGGCAAGACCTGTCTGTGTGGTGCCGACACCCTCGACGTGGACCAGGCCGCCCGACGGTTCACCGTCGGTGACCACACCGTGGTCGAAGGTGACCTGGTGTCGATCGACGGCACCAGCGGCTGCCTCTACCTCGGTGCGGTGCCGGTACGCCCCTCCGAAGTGGTGCAGTACTTCGAAGGGACCGTCGACCCGGCGACCACCGACGATCCGTTGGTGCTCGCCGTACACCGGATCCTGTCGCATGCCGACACCCGACGGCGGCTGGCGGTCCGCACGAACGCCGACACCGGTGCCGACGCGGCCCGCGCCCGGCGGTTCGGCGCCGAGGGGATCGGGCTGTGCCGCACCGAACACATGTTCCTCGGCGACCGGCGCGAACTCGTGGAACGGCTGATCCTGGCCCGGGACGAGGCGGCCCGGTCGGCGGCCCTGGCCGAGCTGCTGCCCCGGCAGCGGGCCGACTTCGCGGAGATCTTCCGCCAGATGGACGGTCTGCCGGTGACCGTCCGGCTGATCGATCCGCCGCTGCACGAGTTCCTGCCGTCGCTGGAGGACCTCGCGGTATCGGTGGCGGTGGCGCACGCGCGGGGTCAGGACGCCGGCCGCGACGAGGCGTTGCTGACGGCGGTCCGGCGGATGCACGAGCAGAACCCGATGCTCGGTCTGCGTGGCGTACGCCTCGGCCTGGTCATCCCGGGCCTGTTCGCGATGCAGGTCCGCGCGATCGCCGAGGCCGCGGCCCAATTGGCCGCCGCCGGGCACGATCCCCGTCCGGAGATCATGGTGCCGCTGGTCGGTGCGGTGCAGGAGCTGGAGACGGTACGGGCGGAGGCCGACCGGATCATCGCCGAGGTACTGGGGGAGCGGTCGGTCGAGATCCTGATCGGGACGATGATCGAGGTGCCCCGGGCGGCGTTGACCGCCGGGCAGCTCGCTGGCGCCGCACAGTTCTTCTCCTTCGGCACCAACGACCTGACCCAGATGGCATGGGGCTTCTCCCGCGACGACGTCGAGGGTGCCTTCTTCTGGCGCTACCTGGAGCTGGGCATCTTCGGTATCTCCCCGTTCGAGTCGATCGACCGCGACGGGGTGGGGCGGCTGGTACGGATCGCCGTCGAGGAGGGTCGGGCGGCCCGGCCCGGACTGAAGATCGGGGTGTGCGGCGAGCACGGCGGGGATCCCGACTCGGTGCACTTCTTCCACGCGGCCGGCCTGGACTACGTCTCCTGCTCACCGTTCCGGGTGCCGGTCGCCCGGCTGGAGGCCGGTCGGGC harbors:
- the dusB gene encoding tRNA dihydrouridine synthase DusB translates to MPQAAAPVRAPLPLGPYQVWPPVVLAPMAGITNVAFRRLCREQGGGLYVCEMITTQALVERNPKTLRMIAFAPSERPRSIQLYGVDPQVTAAAVRIVVERDLADHIDLNFGCPVPKVTRRGGGAALPWRHRLFSRIVTGAVRAAAPAGVPVTVKMRKGIDDDHLTYVEAGLAAQEAGVAAVALHGRTAAQRYSGTADWDAIGRLKQELQVPVLGNGDIWEADDALRMVAHTGADGVVVGRGCLGRPWLFADLSAAFDGRNDRVLPTLGTVAVTMRRHAELLVDWFATGRTDRAVAERDGCTDFRKHVAWYLKGFPVGGELRRALAMVSGLAELDDLLGELDPAEPFPTHALGQPRGRTNSPGKVFLPAGWLASRDDDTVPAGAELADSGG
- the ppdK gene encoding pyruvate, phosphate dikinase, with the protein product MAAAEETGGARPGAPAQPRYVYDFTEGDRQQRDLLGGKGANLAEMTRLGLPVPPGFTITTEACRAYLDRGAVPADLPGQVSAALLRLEQRRGKRLGDPADPLLVSVRSGAKFSMPGMMETVLNVGLNDACVAGLAAQAGDERFAWDSYRRLIQMFGRTVCHVPAEEFDQALSAAKRAVGTDDDLGLTAEDLRGLVREYQKIFFAHTGRDFPQDPREQLDLAVQAVFDSWHAERAVVYRRQERIPADLGTAVNVVAMVFGNLGPDSGTGVAFTRDPATGSQGVYGDYLANAQGEDVVAGIRNTLPLQELARLDPRSYDELLAIMAQLENHYRDLCDIEFTIERGTLWMLQTRVGKRTAAAAFVIASQLVDEGIIDLDEALHRVNGAQLAQLMFPCFDLSGAPEPIATGVGASPGAAVGTVVFDSARAVELAGQGAQVILVRRETNPDDLPGMIAAQGILTSRGGKTSHAAVVARGMGKTCLCGADTLDVDQAARRFTVGDHTVVEGDLVSIDGTSGCLYLGAVPVRPSEVVQYFEGTVDPATTDDPLVLAVHRILSHADTRRRLAVRTNADTGADAARARRFGAEGIGLCRTEHMFLGDRRELVERLILARDEAARSAALAELLPRQRADFAEIFRQMDGLPVTVRLIDPPLHEFLPSLEDLAVSVAVAHARGQDAGRDEALLTAVRRMHEQNPMLGLRGVRLGLVIPGLFAMQVRAIAEAAAQLAAAGHDPRPEIMVPLVGAVQELETVRAEADRIIAEVLGERSVEILIGTMIEVPRAALTAGQLAGAAQFFSFGTNDLTQMAWGFSRDDVEGAFFWRYLELGIFGISPFESIDRDGVGRLVRIAVEEGRAARPGLKIGVCGEHGGDPDSVHFFHAAGLDYVSCSPFRVPVARLEAGRATVESTGSDSR